The window GGGTACCGATGCCGTAGGCGGCGGCGAGCAGGTTCAGCACGGGCGCCATCACCAATGCGCACGAGAACGCGCCCACGGCGAGCATCGCCTGCTGACGCCACGGTGTGGCGCCGACGATATGGCCGCATTTGAGGTCCTGCAGGTTGTCGCCGCCGACACAGGCGGCGCAACAGACCACGGCGCCGATCATGATGGCCGCCACCGGGCCGATTTCGGAGCCCTTGCCGAGCAGCATCAACAGCACCAGCGCGGCGAACAGAATCGTGGCGATGGTGATGCCGGAGACCGGATTGTTCGACGAACCGACCAGGCCCGCCATGTAGGCCGAGACCGAGACGAACAGGAAGCCGGCCACGATCATGATCACGGTCATCGGAATGCTGACGGTCCATGAACCGACGATGGCCTGATAGAGGCCGGCCAGCGGCAGCGTGAACAGCACCAGGCCGATGAGGATGTACTTCATCGGAATGTCCTGCTCGGTGTGCGCGACCGTCTTGCCGACGTTGTCGCGTGCCACCGCCAGACCGCTGCGAATGCCCGAAACCAGCGACTTGCGCAGCGAGATCATGGTCCAGACGCCGCCGATCAGCATCGCACCGACGCCCAGATAGCGGATTTGCGCCGACCAGATCGCGCCAGCCGCATCGGCGGCACTGGCGCCGGCCAGTGCGCCGGAAAGCTGCGCGTTGCCGTCCAGGAAGAAGGCCGAATAGATCGGAATCGCGATGTTCCAGGAGATCACCGCGCCGGACAGGCAGACGATGCCGATGTTGAGACCGACGATGTAGCCGACGCCGAACAGGGCCGGCGACAGGTTGGTGCCGAAATAGGCGATGCCCTTGCCGACCCAGGCCGAGGCTGCGGCGGTATCCGGAATCAGGCGCAGACCGCTGCCGGCGGCGAGCTTGACCAGACCGCCGAGCAGTGCGGAACCGGCCAATACCTTGACGCCCTGACCGGGATTCTCGCCGGTCTTGAGCACTTCGGCCGCAGCCTTGCCTTCGGGGAAGGCCATGTTCTGGTCGACGATCAGCGAACGACGCAACGGCACCGAGAAGATCACGCCGAGCAGACCGCCGAGACCGGCGATGGCCATGACCCAGGAATAGCGGAAATCGTCCCAGTAGCCGAGGATGATCAGCGCGGGAATCGTGAAGATCACGCCGGCGGCGATCGAGGAGCCGGCCGAGGCGCCGGTCTGAACGATGTTGTTTTCGAGGATGCCGCCGCCGCCCAGCAGGCGCAGCACCGCCATCGAGACGACCGCGGCCGGAATCGCGGATGCGATGGTGAGCCCCGCGAACAGGCCGAGATAGGTATTCGCCGCCGCCAGCACCACCGCCAGCACGATGGACAGCAATACGGCACGAATCGTCAACTGTGCTTGAGCGATGTCGCTCATGTACGGATCTCCCCCAAAGAAACGAAAAGAAATGGCGCCGGCAGAGCGGCGCCTATGGGGGAGAGAATAATCGCAAAGCCGGGTTCAGGTTAGCGTGAATCACGCACTGCGTGATGCCGACCGACCCTCGCCCGCTTGCGGGAGAGCGGTGGGTGAGGGGAACGGCCGCAGGCGATTCATTGTGCGGGGTGGCGCTTGCGCCATGGCCGTTATCCCGGCGTTCCGGTCTGCTGCGACAGGCCGGTGGCGTCGTTCAGTGGACCGCTTCTTCCTGCCCGGCGTGATAGCCCTCCGCGATTTCCTCGACCAGCTTGCTGCAGAAGGCGGCCAGATCCTTGGGCGTGCGGCTGGTGATCAGACCTTCGTCGACCACCACTTCCTGATCGACGACGCGGGCGCCGGCATTGGCCAGATCGCGATGGATCGAGTGCACGGCCGTCATCTTGCGGCCTTCCACCACCCCGGCGTTGATCAGCAGCCACGGCCCGTGACAGATTGCGGCCACCGGCTTGCCTTCGTCGAAGAATTCGCGCGTGAAGCGGATCGCTTCGTCGTTGGTGCGAAGCTGGTCAGGGTTGAACAGGCCGCCGGGAATCACCAGCGCGTCATAGTCCTTGGCGCGGGACGAATTGACCGGCTGGTCCACGCCCACCTCCTGGCCTTTTTCGAAGTGTTTGAAGCCCTGAATCTTCCCGGATTCCGGTGAAACTATGTCGACTCGCGCCCCCGCATTCTGCAAGGCCTTGCGCGGCTCGAACAGTTCGGACTGCTCGAAACCGTGTGTGGCCAGAATCGCGACTCGCTTCCCGTTCAGATCTGCCATGTCGAATCTCCTTGGGTTGTCGGTCGTGGCGTGTGACCGGGCGGTCTGCCCGGTCACGTTCCGGCGCTATGCTCGCACCCTCCGCTGATCTTGAACTGAATCGCTTGGGCCTATTTTTGTTCAGCTTGTTCAGTTATTTGCATGACTTTTCGCATCAGCCTCCGAACTGCCGCCGAGTCCCAGACGGCGCACCAGCGGTGCCACGGTGAGCGCCTGCACCAATATGCTGAACACCACCACGACATAGGTCGTGGCGATGATGCGATGACGGCCCGGAAAGTCCGGCAGCGACAGCGCCAGCGCCACCGAGATGCCGCCGCGCAGGCCGCCCCAGGTCAGCATCTTCACGGCATGCGGCACGAAGCCGCGCCACAGGCGCAGCGCCGAGATCGGCAGGCCCACGCTGATCAGGCGCGCCAGCAACACGATCACGATGGCGACCACACCGGACTGGATATGCGCGCCGGTCATCGACAATGCGATGACCTCCAGGCCGATCAGCCCGAACAGCATCAGGTTCAGCAGTTCGTCGATCAGATCCCAGAACGAGAACAGGTGGTGGCGCGTGGTTTCCGACATCGCATGCGACTTGCCGCGATTGCCGATGATCAGGCCCATCAGCACCACCGCGATCGGTGCCGAGGTGTGCAGCTGCTCGGCCGCGGCGTAACCGGCGGTGGTCAGCGCCAGCGTGATCAGGATTTCCACCGCATAGCTGTCGATGCTGCGCAACAGTACGAAGGCCAGGTAGCCCAGCACCACGCCGACGATGATGCCGCCGATCACTTCCTCCACCAACAGCATTGCGACTTCGCCTGGCGACACGGCGTGCCCGCCGGTAGCGATGCCAAGCAAGGTGATGAACACGACCACGCCGATGCCGTCATTGAACAGGCTTTCGCCGGCAATCTGCGTTTCCAGGCTCTTGGGTACGCCGGCCTTGCGCAGGATGCCGAGCACCGCGATCGGGTCGGTCGGGGAAATCAGCGCGCCGAACAGCAGGCAGTGGATGTACGACAGCTCGGCGCCGAGCCAGTGCGTCGCGTAGTAGAACGCCGTGCCGACCAGCGTCGTGGAGATCAGCACGCCCAGCGTCGCCAGCGGCAGGATTACCCACTTCTCGCCCTTGAGATCGCTGAAGTTGACGTGGAGGCTGCCCGCGAACAGCAGCATGCCGAGCATGCCGTGGAATACGATTTCGGTGAAATCCAGTTCGTTCAGCGTGGTCTGCGCCCAGTGCGTCCATTCAGGGTGCTTGTTGCCGACGATCGCCATCAGCACCGACAGGATCAGTCCGACGGCGGTGATGCCGATCACGTCCGGCAGCTTGACGAAGCGTGCGTTGAGATAGCCGCAGACGGCGACCAGGGCGATCAGCAGACTGACGGCGTTGAACAGGGACACGGGCGGACCTTTGGGGAGCCTTGGAGCGATCAGCTTAGCGTTCAAAAAAGGGGCCGGAGCGCGATCGCGTCGCTCCGGCCCTGCGGCGAAGGGTTCCGGATCAGGCCATTGGCGCATCCGGAATGACGGACGGGTTCACACGCAATCGAAGATCGCGACCTTCTCGTCGTCCACCTCGTTGACATTGCGCATCTTCGCCGACTTTCCGAGACCGGAGCAGTACTCCATGGCGTTCTGGGTAACGGCGCTGAGAGAATTGTCTTCGTAGGTGAATGTGACGCTATCCGGGGTCGGATTGAGCTTGGTGGGCTCGGATCCACATGCGCTGAGCAGCAGCATTGGGGCGAGCATCGAAATCGACTGCATGAATCTTGACATTGCGAATCTCCTGGGGGGAGGGATCAGCCCTGACCGGACTGGCGCCGCCATTGATAGCCGCTAGCCGTGAATCATTGCTGAACTCTGGACGGACAGCGGCACGGGCCGTTCCGTCGAGGCCAATCGGCGCCGATGCCGCATTCCAGCGTCGTTTGGTCTGTCCGCGACAATGCTGAGCGCCTGTGGTTCAGGTGTTGCCGCTATCATTGGGCGCTGTCCCACACATTGAAGACCCACGCGCGTGGCTGAGTTGAACCGATCTCCATTTTCGCTGGCCTCGCGTGTTGCCCTGGTCACGGGCTCGGCCGGCGGACTTGGCTACGAAATCGGGTTCGCCCTGGCACGAGCTGGCGCCAAGGTCTATATCCACGGTCGTGATGTCAAAAAGCTCAAGGCGGCTGCGCGTGGCTTCGCGCAGCAGGGCTTGATGGCGACTCCGGTGGTCTTCGACCTGGCCGATTCGCAGGCGATCGATTCGGCGATCGCCTCGATCGCCGGGCGTGAAGGACGCTTCGACATTCTCGTCAACAACGCCGGTACGCGCGATCGGCGCGGTCTGTCAGAGCTGGATTCGGACGCGGTACGGCGCGTGCTGGAAATCGATCTGGTGGCGCCGTTCCAATTGTCGCGCTGTGCCGCACGGCACCTGCGCAGTGGTGGCCGCATCATCAACATCACCTCCATCGCCGGCCCGATTTCGCGCAGCGGAGATGCCGCCTATACCGCCGCCAAGGGCGGCCTCGAAGCGCTGACGCGAGCCCTGGCCGCCGAACTCGGTGCCCAGGGCATCACCTGCAATGCCGTGGCGCCGGGCTTCTTCGCGACCGCCGCCAATGCCGAGATGCTCGCCGACGCCGATCTGGACGACTGGTTGCGCCGCCGCACCTCGCTGGGGCGTTGGGGCAGGCCCGCTGAAATCGCCGGTGCCGTGGTGTTTCTGGCTTCCGAGGCGGCGTCTTACGTCACCGGCCAAGTCATCGCCGTGGACGGCGGTTATCTCGCGCACTTTTGAGCCGGCGGTGCCTGCGCGTGCCGGACAGCCGCTCGGCAGGGTTTTGGCGCGTGGCCCGCTCGGGTTATGGTCGGTGGCCCGAAACCACCAGGGAACCTGCATGACGCACTTCGCAAGAAGGTTGGCCGTCGGCTTGGCTCTCCTCGCCGCCTCGCCAGTCTGGGCCCAGGACGGCCAAGCCTCAGCCACTGCTTCCTCCTCCGAAAGCACGGCTGCCGCTGAAGCCGAAAATTCCAGCGCTGAGTCCACCGCAGACGTATTGAAAGTGGGTGTTCGCCAGAACCCACCGTTCGTGATTCGATCCGACAACGGTGATTTCGACGGCATCGCCATCGAGCTGTGGAACCAGATTGCCGACGATCTGGGCATGGACTTCGAATACCTTGTCGCCAGCGACGTCGGCGCTTTGCTGCAGGGCTTGGGCGAGGGGCGCTATGACCTCGGCGTCGGGGCGCTCACCGTGACCGCCGCCCGCGCAGAGGCCGTGGACTTCACGCAGCCGTTCTACCGCGGCGGCATCGGCATCGCCACGCGTGAGGAACGGGGCCTGCTGCATGCCTTGGGTGCCTTGGTGTCGCTGGACTTCCTCAAGGCGATTGCTGCACTGATGGTGGTCCTGCTGCTGGTCGGGGTGCTGGTCTGGCTGTTCGAACGTCGTCGCAATCCGGAACAGTTCGGCGGTTCCACGGCACAAGGCATCGGCGCGGGCCTCTGGTGGTCGGCGGTCACCATGACCACGGTCGGCTATGGCGACAAGGCGCCGGCCTCGTTCGGCGGTCGTGTCATCGGTCTGGTCTGGATGTTCGCCAGCATTATCACGATCAGCGGCTTCACGGCGGCGATCGCCTCGTCGATCACGGTCGGGCGGCTCACCACGCAGGTGAGCGGTGTGAGCGATCTGCCACGGGTTCGCGTCGCCTCGGTGGCCGGCTCGACCAGCGAGGACTTCGCGCGCGGCGAGGGGCTGGCGATCGCCTCGGTCGCCGACCCCGCAGAAGCGCTGCGCCGCCTGAGCACGAATCAGGTCGACGCCGTGCTGTACGACGCGCCGATTCTGCAGTCCCGTATTTTTCGACAGAAACTGGACCGGTTGACCGTGCTGCCGGAGCTGGTGCGCGAAGAGGACTACGCGCTGGCGCTGCCGCGCGATTCACGTCTGCGCAAACCGATCAATCAGGCCCTGCTGCGGGTTACCGAGGCGCCGCAGTGGCAGGAGACGCTGGACCGGTATCTGGGCGCGCAGCGCTGAAGACGCCGGAAGGGCGGGCTCAGCCCGCGTACGGGTACGTGGCACTAAGTTTGGCCGCTTCGATCCTGTTCCCGTCCGAGCCGCGCCGCACATGACACTACTGCTGCTGTTTCTGCTGCTGGCGCTGGCGACCTCGTTCGCCTGTTCGCTGTGGGAGGCGGTGCTGCTGTCGATCACGCCCAGCTTCGTCTCCGAACAGCTCGCCAGCGGACGCCGAGGCGCCGGTCTGCTGGACGCACTCAAACGCGATATCGAGCGTCCGCTGGTGGCGATCCTGTCACTCAACACGATCGCCCATACGATTGGTGCGATTGGTGTGGGCGCGCAGGCCAACAAGCTGCTTGGCAGCGGCGGCGTGCGGATATTCGGCTACAGCCTGCACTACGAGGCACTGGTTGCCGCCGGCATGACGTTGGCGATTTTGATTGTGTCGGAGATCGTGCCCAAGACGCTCGGTGCAAACCACTGGAAGCGTCTGGCGGTGCCCACGGCGCTGTGCCTGCGGCCTCTGGTGACGGTGCTGTTCCCGCTGGTCTGGTTCGGGCGCATGCTGACGCACTGGCTCAGTCGCGACGGCGCCGAATCGGTATTCAGCCATCGCGAATTTCTGGCGATGAGCGAACTCGGACTGCAGGAAGGCCGGCTCGGCGAGGAGGAATATCGCGTCATTCAGAACCTGCTGCGTTTTCGCGAACAGCGCGTGCGCGAAATCATGACGCCACGCACCGTGGTGATTGCGGCCGATGCCGACGAGACCGTGACGCAGTTTCTGGAACGGCGACCGCGCCTGCAATTCTCGCGCGTGCCGGTGTATCGCGGCAGCGTCGACAGCGTGATCGGCATGGTCATGCGCAAGGATCTGCTGGCGGCCAAGGCCGAAGGGCAGGGCGAGGTCGCGGTGGCGAGCCTGCAGCGCGAGGTCATGATCGTGCCGGACCTGATGGTGATCCCGCGCCTGCTGCGCGAACTGGTGGATCGGCGCGAACAGCTGGCCGTGGTGGTCGACGAGTACGGCGCCTCGGTCGGTGTCGTGACCTTCGAGGACGTGATCGAGGAGTTGCTGGGTCTGGAAGTGATGGACGAGTCCGACCGTGTGGGCGACATGCAGGAACTGGCGCGGCGCTCCGCCCGCCGTGCTGGCAGCCGCGCGGCGCGGGGGGAATCGCATGAATCGTAGCGATCCGCCAACAGGCCCCGGCGAGCCCGCGGGTACACTGCCGCCCATGCCGAATACTGGAAATACCGTGCGGGACCGTGTGCGCTACTGGGTCGACCCCTACGTCGGCGTGCAGGCGACGCCGCCTGCCTGCACGATGCTGGCCCTGGACGTGGCCATGATCGGCTTTTTCATGCTCACCACTTTCCTGCCGCGTTCGCCCTGGCTGACCTACGCGGACTACGCGCTCGGCGGGCTGCTGGCGGTGGAGTGGGGACTGCGCCTGTGGGTCGCACGCGACCGTCTGGCGTTCTTCTCGCGGCCGCTGGTGCTGGTCGATCTGGTGGTGGTGCTGTCGCTGCTGGCGCCGAGCCTGACCGAGAACTTCGCGTTCCTGCGGGTGTTGCGCGCGATGCGTCTGCTGCGTTCGTATCATGTACTCACGGTGCTGCGCACGCAGTCGCGCTTCTTTCGGCGGCACGAACTGGTGATCTTCAGCGCCACGCATCTGCTGGTCTTCGTGTTCGTGGTGTCGGCTGCGGTCTACGCCTTGCAGGCGCGCGTCAACGATCAGATCAACAACTATGTCGACGCCTTGTACTTCACCGTGACCACGCTGACGACGACGGGCTTCGGCGATATCGTCATGGTGGGCCCGGCCGGACGCCTGCTGTCGGTAGTCATCATGATCGTCGGGGTGTCGCTGTTTCTGCGCCTGATCCAGGCGATCTTCCGGCCGCCGCATGTGAGCCACGAATGCCCGGACTGCGGGCTGACCCGTCATGACATGGATGCCGTGCACTGCAAGCACTGCGGCTTGCTGCTG is drawn from Banduia mediterranea and contains these coding sequences:
- a CDS encoding type 1 glutamine amidotransferase domain-containing protein, whose product is MADLNGKRVAILATHGFEQSELFEPRKALQNAGARVDIVSPESGKIQGFKHFEKGQEVGVDQPVNSSRAKDYDALVIPGGLFNPDQLRTNDEAIRFTREFFDEGKPVAAICHGPWLLINAGVVEGRKMTAVHSIHRDLANAGARVVDQEVVVDEGLITSRTPKDLAAFCSKLVEEIAEGYHAGQEEAVH
- a CDS encoding cation:proton antiporter, producing the protein MSLFNAVSLLIALVAVCGYLNARFVKLPDVIGITAVGLILSVLMAIVGNKHPEWTHWAQTTLNELDFTEIVFHGMLGMLLFAGSLHVNFSDLKGEKWVILPLATLGVLISTTLVGTAFYYATHWLGAELSYIHCLLFGALISPTDPIAVLGILRKAGVPKSLETQIAGESLFNDGIGVVVFITLLGIATGGHAVSPGEVAMLLVEEVIGGIIVGVVLGYLAFVLLRSIDSYAVEILITLALTTAGYAAAEQLHTSAPIAVVLMGLIIGNRGKSHAMSETTRHHLFSFWDLIDELLNLMLFGLIGLEVIALSMTGAHIQSGVVAIVIVLLARLISVGLPISALRLWRGFVPHAVKMLTWGGLRGGISVALALSLPDFPGRHRIIATTYVVVVFSILVQALTVAPLVRRLGLGGSSEADAKSHANN
- a CDS encoding SDR family oxidoreductase, coding for MNRSPFSLASRVALVTGSAGGLGYEIGFALARAGAKVYIHGRDVKKLKAAARGFAQQGLMATPVVFDLADSQAIDSAIASIAGREGRFDILVNNAGTRDRRGLSELDSDAVRRVLEIDLVAPFQLSRCAARHLRSGGRIINITSIAGPISRSGDAAYTAAKGGLEALTRALAAELGAQGITCNAVAPGFFATAANAEMLADADLDDWLRRRTSLGRWGRPAEIAGAVVFLASEAASYVTGQVIAVDGGYLAHF
- a CDS encoding transporter substrate-binding domain-containing protein, with amino-acid sequence MTHFARRLAVGLALLAASPVWAQDGQASATASSSESTAAAEAENSSAESTADVLKVGVRQNPPFVIRSDNGDFDGIAIELWNQIADDLGMDFEYLVASDVGALLQGLGEGRYDLGVGALTVTAARAEAVDFTQPFYRGGIGIATREERGLLHALGALVSLDFLKAIAALMVVLLLVGVLVWLFERRRNPEQFGGSTAQGIGAGLWWSAVTMTTVGYGDKAPASFGGRVIGLVWMFASIITISGFTAAIASSITVGRLTTQVSGVSDLPRVRVASVAGSTSEDFARGEGLAIASVADPAEALRRLSTNQVDAVLYDAPILQSRIFRQKLDRLTVLPELVREEDYALALPRDSRLRKPINQALLRVTEAPQWQETLDRYLGAQR
- a CDS encoding hemolysin family protein, whose protein sequence is MTLLLLFLLLALATSFACSLWEAVLLSITPSFVSEQLASGRRGAGLLDALKRDIERPLVAILSLNTIAHTIGAIGVGAQANKLLGSGGVRIFGYSLHYEALVAAGMTLAILIVSEIVPKTLGANHWKRLAVPTALCLRPLVTVLFPLVWFGRMLTHWLSRDGAESVFSHREFLAMSELGLQEGRLGEEEYRVIQNLLRFREQRVREIMTPRTVVIAADADETVTQFLERRPRLQFSRVPVYRGSVDSVIGMVMRKDLLAAKAEGQGEVAVASLQREVMIVPDLMVIPRLLRELVDRREQLAVVVDEYGASVGVVTFEDVIEELLGLEVMDESDRVGDMQELARRSARRAGSRAARGESHES
- a CDS encoding potassium channel family protein, translating into MPNTGNTVRDRVRYWVDPYVGVQATPPACTMLALDVAMIGFFMLTTFLPRSPWLTYADYALGGLLAVEWGLRLWVARDRLAFFSRPLVLVDLVVVLSLLAPSLTENFAFLRVLRAMRLLRSYHVLTVLRTQSRFFRRHELVIFSATHLLVFVFVVSAAVYALQARVNDQINNYVDALYFTVTTLTTTGFGDIVMVGPAGRLLSVVIMIVGVSLFLRLIQAIFRPPHVSHECPDCGLTRHDMDAVHCKHCGLLLHIRTQGANE